In a single window of the Tribolium castaneum strain GA2 chromosome 8, icTriCast1.1, whole genome shotgun sequence genome:
- the LOC655169 gene encoding myrosinase 1 yields the protein MTIFRKCIYLFLIFEPIFCANNKFPDDFLFGVASSAYQIEGGYDSRGKTTFDHHWELNSSMVSDSSNAKIACDSYHQYQKDIELLSYLGVDFYRFSISWARILPNGFPNKINPDGIRYYNALIDGLLAKNIQPMVTMFHFDLPKPLQDLGGWTNPIIADLFEEYARILFKNFGDRVKYWITINSNTWGYGDSDWPPMVDQSGFGDYLAIKNTILGHAKVYHLAKGEFREQEAQIGFVVDGRWYEPGSESTQDRDAAERARDFNVGLWLNPIYGSGDFPQIVKERVKLTSEKEGFAKSRLPQFTADEIKFVKNSFDFLGVNIYTSFLVKDVDEQNDKEFSWDKDVKAGVYQDVKWEGAKSDWLKVTPWGVRKILSWIKQKYDNPPIFITENGFSDAGEIEDLERVNFMKLYLKALLEAIDRDGVNVKGYAAWSLLDNFEWLVGYTEKFGLYHVDFADPGRRRTPKTSSKWYKKLIERRQLDETIPSDTYKTEL from the exons ATGACTATTTTTcgtaaatgtatttatttatttttaatttttgaaccaATATTCTG tgcaaataataaatttcccgACGATTTTCTGTTCGGAGTCGCGAGTTCGGCTTATCAAATTGAAGGTGGCTATGATAGTAGAG GAAAAACCACTTTTGACCACCACTGGGAGCTGAATTCCTCCATGGTATCCGACTCCTCCAATGCCAAAATCGCCTGTGACTCCTACCACCAATACCAAAAAGACATCGAGCTTTTATCCTACTTGGGAGTCGATTTTTACCGGTTTTCCATCTCCTGGGCCCGAATTTTACCAAATGGGTTCCCTAACAAAATCAATCCAGACGGCATCCGTTACTACAACGCCCTAATCGATGGTCTTTTGGCCAAAAATATCCAACCCATGGTCACAATGTTCCACTTTGATTTACCCAAACCCCTTCAGGACCTCGGTGGGTGGACAAACCCCATAATTGCTGACCTTTTCGAGGAATACGCTCgcattttgttcaaaaattttggcgATAGAGTCAAGTACTGGATTACCATTAACTCGAACACTTGGGGGTATGGTGACAGTGACTGGCCCCCAATGGTAGACCAGTCGGGATTTGGGGATTATTTAGCCATCAAGAACACTATTTTGGGACACGCTAAAGTGTACCATTTGGCCAAGGGCGAGTTTAGGGAGCAAGAGGCCCAGATTGGGTTCGTGGTCGATGGGCGATGGTACGAACCAGGGAGCGAGTCCACCCAAGACCGTGACGCCGCAGAACGTGCAAGGGATTTTAACGTCGGGTTGTGGCTTAATCCCATTTATGGTAGTGGCGATTTTCCCCAAATTGTCAAAGAAAGAGTGAAATTAACAAGCGAGAAAGAGGGCTTTGCCAAATCAAGGCTACCCCAATTTACCGCagacgaaataaaatttgtgaaaaatagtTTCGATTTTCTGGGGGTTAATATCTATACGTCTTTTCTGGTCAAAGATGTGGATGAACAAAATGATAAAGAGTTTTCGTGGGATAAAGACGTAAAGGCGGGGGTTTATCAAGATGTGAAGTGGGAAGGGGCGAAGTCTGATTGGTTGAAAGTGACGCCCTGGGGGGTGCGAAAAATTTTGAGCTggattaaacaaaaatacgataacccgccaatttttattacagaGAATGGGTTTTCGGATGCGGGCGAAATTGAGGATTTAGAGAGGGTTAATTTTATGAAG TTGTATCTTAAGGCTTTACTTGAAGCCATTGACAGGGATGGAGTTAATGTGAAAGGCTATGCTGCTTGGAGTTTATTAGACAACTTCGAATGGCTTGTAGGATATAC ggaAAAGTTCGGTTTGTATCATGTGGACTTCGCCGACCCTGGTCGCAGGCGAACTCCGAAAACTTCATCAAAGTGGTACAAGAAACTGATCGAGCGAAGACAATTGGACGAAACAATTCCCTCCGATACGTACAAAACAGAACTATAA